From a region of the Hyalangium minutum genome:
- a CDS encoding class II glutamine amidotransferase yields MCRLFGFRSAVPAAVHPALVTEKNSLVIQSREHKDGWGIAAYGVDPSPKVAHGVGPAHSDPDFLRVSSLVSSHTVVAHIRLASVGAVEMRNSHPFLYGRWSFVHNGTLKNFEQHRRAVESLISEDLRPNIHGTTDSERCFHVFLTRMASRTSLDGTARVEDVAASLAETMQLVASITDQPGQDRSAMNFLVTNGEVMVATRRNRTLYLSDGRRSESCAMARLQNGVKVEQLLIASEALCGNHTAWNEVSEDEVVGVDSGLTLHRWRLSDLAVVG; encoded by the coding sequence ATGTGCCGCCTTTTTGGTTTCCGCTCTGCTGTTCCCGCCGCCGTTCATCCGGCCCTTGTGACCGAGAAGAACTCGCTCGTCATCCAGTCGCGCGAGCACAAGGATGGCTGGGGAATCGCGGCGTATGGTGTGGATCCGAGCCCGAAGGTCGCGCACGGCGTCGGCCCGGCTCACAGCGATCCAGACTTCCTCCGGGTGAGCAGCCTGGTGTCTTCTCACACCGTGGTGGCACACATCCGGCTGGCCTCGGTGGGAGCGGTGGAGATGCGCAACTCGCACCCGTTCCTGTATGGCCGCTGGTCGTTCGTGCACAACGGGACGCTGAAGAACTTCGAGCAGCACCGCCGAGCGGTGGAGTCGCTCATCAGCGAGGATCTGCGCCCGAACATCCACGGCACGACGGACTCCGAGCGCTGCTTCCACGTCTTCCTCACGCGGATGGCCTCGCGGACCTCGCTGGATGGAACGGCGCGCGTGGAGGACGTGGCGGCGTCGCTGGCCGAGACGATGCAACTGGTGGCATCCATCACGGATCAGCCAGGGCAGGATCGCTCGGCGATGAACTTCCTGGTCACCAACGGTGAGGTGATGGTGGCCACGCGCCGCAACCGCACGCTGTACCTGTCGGACGGGCGGCGCTCGGAGTCGTGCGCGATGGCGCGGCTCCAGAACGGCGTGAAGGTGGAGCAGCTGCTCATCGCCAGCGAGGCGCTGTGCGGCAACCACACCGCGTGGAACGAGGTCTCCGAGGACGAGGTGGTCGGAGTGGACAGCGGGCTGACGCTGCATCGCTGGCGCCTCTCGGATCTCGCCGTGGTGGGCTGA
- the hutI gene encoding imidazolonepropionase: MEPLDLLVRNTSEVLTVEGSHREPAEQALTPRPRACVGVRGGRVAWVGQEPDLPPGAVTPSTEILDAEGRMVGPGFVDPHTHLVFAGERSREFDLRNQGATYLEIAQAGGGIVSTVRATRAASEEELVRLALPRLQRLLEYGVTTAEVKSGYGLDVENELKMLRVVRRLASLSPVELVPTLLCAHAVPEEFKGRREAYVELCVQEILPAVAREGLARFCDIFVEQSAFTPDDARRLLTAAKALGLRPRLHGDQLTSGGGAELAAELGAATVDHLENVSEAGIRALAAADVTAVLVPTSTLFVRMRPYAPGRKLREAGVNIALGTNINPGSAMSENLPLAMGLGCLENGLSAAEVYWAATRGAALALGLPSHGRLAVGDVADLVIFSCTNYRHLPYHLGVNHARAVLKYGRLLVRDGAALCE; the protein is encoded by the coding sequence ATGGAACCGCTGGATCTTCTCGTCCGTAACACCTCCGAGGTCCTCACCGTGGAGGGCTCGCACCGAGAGCCCGCCGAGCAGGCCCTCACGCCTCGGCCCCGAGCGTGCGTGGGCGTGCGCGGAGGCCGCGTAGCGTGGGTCGGCCAGGAGCCAGATCTGCCGCCTGGGGCTGTCACGCCGAGCACGGAGATCCTGGACGCCGAGGGCCGCATGGTGGGCCCAGGCTTCGTGGATCCGCACACGCACCTGGTCTTCGCGGGCGAGCGCTCCCGTGAGTTCGATCTGCGGAACCAGGGCGCCACGTATCTAGAGATTGCCCAGGCGGGCGGTGGCATCGTCAGCACCGTGCGCGCCACGCGGGCCGCGAGCGAGGAAGAGCTGGTGCGCCTCGCCCTGCCCCGACTCCAGCGCCTGCTCGAGTACGGAGTGACGACGGCCGAGGTGAAGAGCGGCTACGGGCTGGATGTCGAGAACGAGCTGAAGATGCTGCGGGTGGTGCGCCGGCTGGCGAGCCTGTCACCCGTGGAGCTGGTGCCCACGCTGCTGTGCGCCCACGCGGTGCCCGAGGAGTTCAAGGGCCGCCGCGAAGCGTACGTGGAGCTGTGCGTCCAGGAGATCCTCCCGGCCGTGGCTCGCGAGGGGCTCGCGCGCTTCTGCGACATCTTCGTGGAGCAGAGCGCCTTCACCCCGGACGATGCGCGCCGGCTGCTCACCGCCGCGAAGGCGCTGGGGCTGCGGCCTCGGCTGCACGGGGATCAGCTCACCTCGGGCGGGGGTGCGGAGCTGGCCGCCGAGCTGGGCGCCGCCACCGTGGACCATTTGGAGAACGTGAGCGAGGCGGGCATCCGCGCGCTGGCGGCCGCGGACGTCACCGCCGTGCTCGTTCCCACCTCCACCCTCTTCGTACGCATGCGCCCTTACGCCCCGGGCCGAAAGCTGCGCGAGGCTGGGGTCAACATTGCTTTGGGCACCAACATCAATCCCGGCTCGGCGATGTCAGAGAATCTTCCGCTGGCCATGGGGCTCGGCTGCCTGGAGAACGGGCTCTCGGCGGCCGAGGTGTACTGGGCGGCCACCCGAGGTGCCGCTCTGGCCCTGGGCCTGCCCTCTCACGGGCGGCTGGCGGTGGGAGACGTGGCCGATCTCGTGATCTTTTCGTGCACAAACTATCGGCATCTGCCCTACCACCTTGGAGTGAACCACGCTCGGGCGGTGTTGAAATACGGGCGTCTGCTCGTGCGCGACGGTGCGGCCCTGTGTGAGTGA
- the hutU gene encoding urocanate hydratase: protein MSRVIRAPRGTARSCKGWVQEAALRMLMNNLDPDVAERPEDLVVYGGTGKAARDWPSYDRIIASLKELSDEETLLVQSGKPVGILRTHPDAPRVLLANSNLVGRWATWEHFHELEKKGLMMYGQMTAGSWIYIGTQGILQGTYETFAQAGRTHFGSADLSGRLVLSGGLGGMGGAQPLAATMCNAVFLGVEIDPQRAQRRVETRYLDVVAKDLDEALALVKQSQQKREGRSIAVIGNAATVFRELYRRGIKPDLVTDQTSAHDPLNGYIPADLSLEAAAELRRRDPEGYVRRARETMAMHVQAMIDFQNAGSHVFDYGNNLRGQAQAGGKENAFEFPGFVPAYIRPMFCEGLGPFRWVALSGDPEDIRRTDRAVLELFPEKESLRRWITMAQQRVAFQGLPARICWLGYGERAKAGLVFNELVRKGEVKAPIVIGRDHLDCGSVASPNRETEAMKDGSDAVADWPILNALVNAVNGASWVSFHHGGGVGMGYSLHSGQVIVADGTPEAARRIERVLTSDPGMGVLRHVDAGYPEAVDVAHKRGVKIPGVTV, encoded by the coding sequence ATGTCCCGCGTCATCCGCGCCCCCAGAGGCACTGCCCGCTCTTGCAAGGGCTGGGTCCAGGAGGCCGCGCTCCGGATGCTGATGAACAACCTGGATCCGGATGTGGCCGAGCGCCCTGAGGATCTCGTCGTCTACGGCGGCACCGGCAAGGCCGCGCGCGACTGGCCTTCCTATGATCGGATCATCGCCAGCTTGAAAGAGCTTTCAGACGAGGAAACGCTCCTCGTCCAGTCGGGCAAGCCGGTGGGCATCCTGCGGACCCACCCGGACGCTCCGCGTGTGCTGCTGGCCAACTCCAACCTCGTGGGCCGCTGGGCCACCTGGGAGCACTTCCACGAGCTGGAGAAGAAGGGACTGATGATGTACGGCCAGATGACGGCCGGCTCGTGGATCTACATCGGCACGCAGGGGATTCTGCAGGGCACGTATGAGACGTTCGCGCAGGCGGGCCGCACGCACTTCGGCTCGGCGGACCTGAGCGGGCGGCTGGTGCTGTCGGGCGGGCTGGGCGGTATGGGCGGGGCGCAGCCGCTGGCGGCCACCATGTGCAACGCCGTGTTCCTGGGCGTGGAGATCGATCCCCAGCGCGCCCAGCGCCGCGTGGAGACGCGCTACCTGGATGTGGTGGCCAAGGATCTGGACGAGGCGCTGGCGCTGGTGAAGCAGTCCCAGCAGAAGCGCGAGGGCCGCTCCATCGCCGTGATTGGCAACGCGGCCACGGTGTTCCGCGAGCTGTACCGGCGCGGCATCAAGCCGGATCTGGTGACGGATCAGACGAGCGCGCATGATCCGCTCAACGGCTACATCCCCGCGGATCTGTCGCTGGAGGCGGCAGCGGAGCTGCGGCGCCGGGACCCCGAGGGCTACGTGCGCCGGGCGCGGGAGACCATGGCGATGCACGTGCAGGCCATGATCGACTTCCAGAACGCGGGCAGCCACGTGTTCGACTACGGCAACAACCTGCGCGGGCAGGCGCAGGCGGGCGGCAAGGAGAACGCATTCGAGTTCCCGGGCTTCGTGCCCGCGTACATCCGCCCCATGTTCTGCGAGGGCCTGGGGCCCTTCCGCTGGGTGGCGCTGTCCGGAGATCCAGAGGACATCCGCCGCACGGACCGCGCGGTGCTGGAGCTGTTCCCGGAGAAGGAATCGCTGCGGCGGTGGATCACCATGGCGCAGCAGCGCGTGGCGTTCCAGGGACTGCCGGCACGCATCTGCTGGCTGGGCTACGGCGAGCGCGCGAAGGCGGGCCTCGTGTTCAACGAGCTGGTGCGCAAGGGCGAGGTGAAGGCGCCCATCGTCATCGGCCGCGATCACCTGGACTGCGGCTCGGTGGCCTCGCCCAACCGCGAGACGGAGGCGATGAAGGACGGCTCGGACGCGGTGGCGGACTGGCCCATCCTCAACGCGCTGGTGAACGCGGTGAACGGCGCCTCGTGGGTGTCCTTCCACCACGGCGGTGGCGTGGGCATGGGCTACTCGCTGCACTCGGGCCAGGTCATCGTGGCGGATGGCACGCCGGAGGCCGCACGGCGCATCGAGCGCGTGCTCACCTCGGATCCGGGCATGGGCGTGCTGCGGCACGTGGACGCGGGCTATCCCGAGGCCGTGGACGTCGCGCACAAGCGCGGAGTGAAGATCCCCGGCGTCACAGTGTGA
- a CDS encoding response regulator, with protein MSVPKKILLVDDSPTVLLMERLLLQDGPYELLSASSGAEAVERALADRPELILMDVVMPGMDGFEVCRRLRAEESTRATPIILVTTRGGPEHVEKGYESGCSDYVTKPFDGNELRAKIESFLGH; from the coding sequence ATGTCCGTTCCGAAAAAAATCCTGCTGGTCGATGACTCACCCACGGTCCTGTTGATGGAGCGGCTGCTCCTGCAAGACGGGCCATACGAGCTGCTCAGCGCCAGCAGTGGCGCCGAGGCGGTAGAGCGGGCCTTGGCCGATCGTCCCGAGCTCATCCTCATGGACGTGGTGATGCCGGGGATGGACGGCTTCGAGGTGTGCCGCCGGCTCCGTGCCGAGGAGTCCACGCGTGCCACGCCCATCATCCTGGTGACGACGCGCGGCGGCCCCGAGCACGTGGAGAAAGGCTACGAGAGCGGCTGCAGCGACTACGTGACCAAGCCGTTCGATGGCAACGAGCTGAGGGCCAAGATCGAGAGCTTCCTGGGTCACTGA
- a CDS encoding GAF domain-containing protein — translation MAADSKPAPVLRPRVAAALQRLKDIRPGEAAGAVGEIVSQLMGCEEHVLLALEPGGERFVVSSAMGLPPERLQALLVPTGIVGQVARHGVPYVIGRTSSVGAAPHEAGLTACIPILSGRQVRGVLALFRMLPQKRGLSDEDLELLDLLRVQGAAAVSEPRQGFIAPYEPQLSYPLGEPASLRTVYLEPGGLMAASRPTEVTTILGSCVSVCLWDERLRVGGMNHFLLPTAPYGQAQSSRHGDAAIPMLLRELERLGSQRSNLRAKVFGGAHMAGLSAPGAALTLGERNAELARRLLGEVGIAIVAEDLGGRAGRKLRFRTDDGMALVKTLRAG, via the coding sequence ATGGCGGCCGACTCCAAACCCGCTCCCGTCCTCCGCCCGAGGGTGGCGGCAGCCCTCCAGCGTTTGAAGGACATCCGCCCAGGAGAGGCGGCGGGGGCGGTGGGGGAGATCGTGTCCCAGCTCATGGGCTGCGAGGAGCACGTCCTGCTCGCGCTCGAGCCGGGAGGAGAGCGCTTCGTCGTGTCCTCGGCCATGGGGCTCCCGCCGGAGCGGCTCCAGGCCCTCCTGGTGCCCACGGGCATTGTCGGGCAGGTGGCCCGGCATGGTGTGCCCTACGTCATCGGCCGGACCAGCTCCGTGGGCGCGGCCCCTCACGAGGCAGGGCTTACCGCCTGCATCCCGATCCTGTCCGGCCGGCAGGTGAGGGGCGTGCTCGCGCTGTTCCGGATGCTCCCCCAGAAGCGCGGGCTGTCCGACGAGGACCTCGAGCTGTTGGATTTACTCCGCGTGCAAGGGGCTGCGGCCGTGTCCGAGCCGCGTCAGGGGTTCATTGCCCCGTACGAGCCGCAGCTGTCGTATCCCCTGGGGGAGCCTGCTTCGCTGCGGACGGTCTACCTGGAGCCGGGGGGCCTGATGGCGGCGTCGCGTCCCACCGAGGTGACGACCATTCTGGGCTCTTGTGTCTCCGTGTGCCTGTGGGACGAGCGTCTGCGCGTGGGGGGGATGAACCACTTCCTGCTCCCCACCGCGCCCTACGGGCAGGCTCAGAGCAGCCGTCATGGCGATGCCGCCATCCCCATGTTGCTGAGAGAGCTGGAGCGGCTGGGAAGCCAGCGGTCGAACCTGAGGGCGAAGGTGTTTGGGGGCGCTCATATGGCGGGTCTCTCGGCACCCGGCGCAGCGCTGACCCTGGGCGAGCGCAATGCCGAACTGGCCCGTCGTCTGTTGGGGGAGGTGGGGATCGCCATCGTTGCCGAAGATCTCGGTGGGCGAGCGGGCAGGAAGTTGCGCTTTCGCACCGACGATGGAATGGCTCTGGTGAAGACGTTGAGGGCGGGCTGA
- a CDS encoding response regulator: MEGHKKILLVDDSPTVLLMERILLQDGPYEIITAASGEEALTLALSEQPHAIVMDVVMPGMNGYEVCRRLRDQESTRTTPIILVTTRSSLESLERGYASGCNDYIVKPFEAMELRMKIASFVGS; encoded by the coding sequence ATGGAAGGACATAAGAAGATCCTGCTGGTCGATGACTCACCCACGGTCCTGCTGATGGAGCGAATCCTCCTACAGGACGGACCGTATGAGATCATCACTGCTGCCAGTGGAGAAGAGGCGCTGACGCTCGCGCTCTCCGAGCAGCCGCACGCCATCGTGATGGACGTGGTGATGCCGGGAATGAACGGCTACGAGGTGTGCCGCCGGCTGCGCGATCAGGAGTCCACGCGCACCACGCCCATCATCCTGGTGACGACGCGCTCCAGCCTGGAGTCGCTCGAGCGCGGCTACGCGAGCGGCTGCAATGACTACATCGTCAAGCCCTTCGAGGCCATGGAACTGCGGATGAAGATCGCCAGCTTCGTGGGGTCCTGA
- a CDS encoding chemotaxis protein CheA: protein MKTDLDAVRTAFRAEATELLAGLEKDFLALESASDPAAIESVLRSVHTLKGNSLLMGFPAASEVAHRVEDLLARLSHRTRPVTAELVTLLLQAVDTLRVMLAAHGSEGREAPDVPEIQRRLQEAAGAELPTDSAPAPEGATPEKAAEAPVPVTAERTLRVGLDRLDRMLDLTGEIAISRGRLTAMLEQAHRYSPQELLEAHRDADRLYLDLQELVLKARMVPIGRAFQPFARTLRDLCEASGKLVRLEVSGEDVEVDTAVVDLIRDPLLHLVRNAVDHGIETPAVRKRLGKEYYGTLKLRASHEAGSIVIEVEDDGAGLNRERIRARAQALGLLQPGEERPDAELFLLIFTPGFSTAERVTELSGRGIGMDVVKRNIENLRGSIAIDTREGRGTTIHMRLPLTLSIIEGFSVKVGEETYILPLQSVLECVELPETEKRPGHTGVLNLRGQPLPYLRLREHFSVEGPPPARESVVVISQGRGQAGLAVDALLGQGQTVVKPLGKVFQDVSGVSGSAILGTGRVALILDVPSLLQKALRNLPAAAS from the coding sequence ATGAAGACGGATCTGGATGCGGTTCGCACGGCGTTTCGCGCCGAGGCCACGGAACTGCTCGCCGGGCTGGAGAAGGACTTCCTGGCGCTGGAGTCCGCCTCGGATCCCGCGGCGATCGAGAGCGTGCTGCGCTCCGTGCACACGCTCAAGGGCAACTCCCTGCTGATGGGCTTCCCGGCCGCGTCCGAGGTGGCCCACCGCGTGGAGGATCTGCTCGCGCGGCTGTCTCACCGCACGCGCCCGGTGACGGCGGAGCTGGTGACGCTGCTGCTGCAGGCGGTGGACACACTCCGGGTGATGCTCGCGGCGCACGGCTCGGAAGGCCGCGAGGCCCCGGATGTGCCCGAGATCCAGCGCCGGTTGCAGGAGGCGGCGGGCGCGGAGCTGCCCACGGACAGCGCCCCCGCGCCCGAGGGAGCGACCCCTGAGAAGGCCGCCGAGGCCCCGGTGCCCGTCACCGCCGAGCGGACGCTGCGAGTGGGGCTGGACCGGCTGGACCGGATGCTGGACCTCACGGGGGAGATCGCCATCTCGCGCGGGCGGCTCACGGCCATGCTGGAGCAGGCGCACCGCTACTCGCCCCAGGAACTGCTCGAGGCGCACCGCGACGCGGACCGCCTGTACTTGGATCTTCAGGAACTGGTGCTGAAGGCGCGGATGGTGCCCATTGGGCGCGCCTTCCAGCCCTTCGCGCGGACGCTGCGCGACTTGTGCGAGGCGTCAGGCAAGCTGGTCCGGCTGGAGGTGAGCGGCGAGGACGTGGAGGTGGACACCGCCGTGGTGGACCTCATCCGGGATCCGCTCCTGCACCTGGTGCGCAACGCGGTGGATCACGGCATCGAGACTCCCGCGGTCCGCAAGCGGCTCGGCAAGGAGTACTACGGCACGTTGAAGCTGAGGGCCTCCCATGAGGCCGGGAGCATCGTCATCGAAGTGGAGGACGATGGCGCCGGGCTCAACCGCGAGCGCATCCGCGCGCGGGCTCAGGCCCTGGGGCTGCTCCAGCCGGGCGAGGAGCGCCCGGACGCGGAGCTGTTCCTTCTCATCTTCACGCCGGGCTTCTCCACGGCCGAGCGCGTCACCGAGCTGTCGGGCCGGGGCATCGGCATGGACGTGGTGAAGCGCAACATCGAGAACCTGCGCGGCTCCATCGCCATCGACACCCGAGAGGGGCGGGGCACCACCATCCACATGCGCCTGCCGCTGACGCTCTCCATCATCGAGGGCTTCTCGGTGAAGGTGGGGGAGGAGACGTACATCCTGCCCCTGCAGAGCGTGCTCGAGTGCGTGGAGTTGCCCGAGACCGAGAAGCGCCCAGGGCACACCGGTGTGCTCAACCTGCGGGGCCAGCCGCTGCCCTACCTGCGGCTGCGCGAGCATTTCTCCGTGGAGGGGCCGCCCCCCGCCCGAGAGAGCGTGGTCGTCATCTCCCAAGGCCGGGGACAGGCGGGCCTCGCCGTGGACGCGCTGCTTGGGCAGGGTCAGACGGTCGTCAAGCCGCTCGGCAAGGTGTTCCAGGACGTCTCTGGTGTTTCAGGCTCCGCCATCCTCGGCACCGGCCGGGTCGCCCTGATCCTCGACGTTCCTTCACTCCTTCAAAAAGCGCTCCGCAACCTTCCAGCCGCAGCGTCGTAA
- a CDS encoding methyl-accepting chemotaxis protein — translation MSWFQNLKIFPKLLIALSLVLGIATGIGVFAVRQLADLHRAMRNIVDDEMESVFQVSSIVSDFRAYRVAELQHVLASDPEPMARYERIMDELSKQMTNAAMAYEPLIVDNEERRIYAELGALWREYQAEHEKLLAVSRRNEDEQARVIINGQSAKIFEEMASKQLGLVGINLRTSRDAATVADHTYEDARQLITVLLVAGFLMGFFLCTLISLSISRPLSHAAQVAGRIAEGDLSVRLDEDRQDETGMLLAAMRSMVQRLAQVIGEVRAGAVALTSAAAQVSSSSQSLSQGTAEQASSVEETTASLEEMNATIEQNSQHSRLMEQIAVKGAQEASESGEAVKQTVDAMGAIAKKINIIEEIAYQTNLLALNAAIEAARAGEHGKGFAVVATEVRKLAERSRAAAQEISELAGKSVKVSERSGELLQALVPSIQKTAQLVQEVVAASGEQAVGVRQVNRAMMQVDQVTQRNASAAEELSATAEEMSAQADTLQQLVSFFRVGESESRTPWPTLHKPGGGKPAQAGKAPPAWSDSDAVHGLKAISHGSLSHPPSKEEKRLSALSSEDREFKRF, via the coding sequence ATGTCCTGGTTTCAGAATCTGAAGATCTTCCCCAAGCTGCTCATTGCCCTGTCGTTGGTGCTGGGCATCGCCACGGGCATTGGCGTCTTCGCCGTCCGGCAGTTGGCGGACCTGCATCGCGCCATGCGGAACATCGTCGATGACGAGATGGAGTCGGTCTTCCAGGTCTCCTCCATCGTGAGTGATTTTCGCGCCTACCGGGTCGCCGAGCTGCAGCATGTGCTCGCCTCGGATCCGGAGCCGATGGCGCGCTACGAACGCATCATGGACGAGCTGTCCAAGCAGATGACCAACGCCGCTATGGCCTACGAGCCGCTCATCGTCGACAACGAGGAGCGCCGCATCTATGCGGAGCTCGGGGCTCTCTGGAGGGAGTACCAAGCCGAGCATGAGAAGCTCTTGGCAGTGTCGCGGCGGAACGAGGACGAGCAGGCCCGGGTGATCATCAATGGCCAGTCCGCGAAGATCTTCGAAGAGATGGCCTCCAAGCAGTTGGGCCTGGTGGGCATCAACCTCCGGACCAGCCGTGACGCCGCGACGGTTGCGGATCACACCTATGAGGACGCCCGGCAGTTGATCACCGTCCTGTTGGTGGCGGGGTTTCTGATGGGCTTCTTCTTGTGCACGCTCATTTCCCTGAGCATCTCCCGGCCGCTGTCGCATGCCGCGCAGGTGGCCGGCCGCATCGCCGAGGGAGATCTGTCGGTGCGCCTCGACGAGGATCGCCAGGACGAGACGGGCATGCTGCTGGCCGCCATGCGCTCCATGGTCCAGCGGCTCGCGCAAGTCATCGGCGAGGTGAGGGCCGGGGCGGTGGCGTTGACGTCGGCGGCCGCGCAGGTGTCCTCCTCCTCGCAGAGCCTCTCCCAAGGCACCGCCGAGCAGGCCAGCAGCGTGGAAGAGACCACGGCCAGCCTGGAGGAGATGAACGCCACCATCGAGCAGAACAGCCAGCACAGCCGGCTCATGGAGCAGATCGCCGTCAAGGGCGCCCAGGAGGCCAGCGAGAGCGGCGAGGCCGTCAAGCAGACGGTGGATGCGATGGGCGCCATCGCCAAGAAGATCAACATCATCGAGGAGATCGCCTACCAGACGAACCTGCTGGCGCTGAACGCGGCCATCGAGGCGGCCCGGGCCGGGGAGCACGGCAAGGGCTTTGCGGTGGTGGCCACGGAGGTGCGCAAGCTGGCCGAGCGCAGCCGCGCGGCGGCCCAGGAGATCAGCGAGCTGGCGGGTAAGAGCGTGAAGGTGTCAGAGCGCTCCGGCGAGCTGCTGCAGGCACTGGTGCCGTCCATCCAGAAGACGGCGCAGCTGGTGCAGGAGGTGGTGGCCGCCAGCGGCGAGCAGGCAGTGGGCGTGCGGCAGGTGAACCGGGCGATGATGCAGGTGGATCAGGTGACGCAGCGCAACGCCTCCGCTGCCGAGGAGCTGTCCGCCACGGCGGAGGAGATGTCCGCGCAGGCCGACACGCTGCAGCAGCTCGTGTCGTTCTTCCGCGTGGGAGAGTCCGAGAGCCGGACGCCATGGCCGACCTTGCATAAGCCCGGCGGCGGCAAGCCCGCGCAGGCTGGCAAGGCCCCTCCCGCGTGGAGCGATTCCGACGCGGTGCATGGCCTGAAGGCGATCAGCCACGGGTCGCTCTCCCATCCGCCCTCGAAGGAAGAGAAGAGGCTATCGGCCCTGTCCTCTGAGGATCGTGAGTTCAAGCGCTTCTAG
- a CDS encoding chemotaxis protein CheW codes for MSQPAASSVVQYLSFFIAGEEYAVGILQVREIIEHDSVTRVPGAPAWIRGVTNLRGSVLPVIDLAMKFGLPPSTINRRSCIVVVEVAFQGEKLVMGMLADAVGQVLDLGSGDVEPPPAFGTPVHADYLAGMGKAGRKFILLLDIDRLLNHQELRAASAVTPERAAS; via the coding sequence ATGAGCCAGCCTGCGGCCTCGTCTGTCGTGCAGTACCTGAGCTTCTTCATTGCTGGAGAGGAGTATGCCGTCGGGATCCTCCAGGTTCGGGAGATCATCGAGCATGACTCGGTGACGCGCGTGCCCGGTGCGCCCGCCTGGATCCGCGGGGTGACGAACCTGCGGGGCAGCGTGCTCCCCGTCATCGATCTGGCGATGAAGTTCGGCCTGCCGCCCAGCACCATCAACCGCCGCAGCTGCATCGTCGTGGTGGAGGTGGCGTTCCAGGGCGAGAAGCTGGTGATGGGGATGCTGGCGGATGCCGTCGGGCAGGTGCTGGATCTCGGCTCCGGGGACGTGGAGCCGCCGCCCGCCTTCGGTACGCCCGTGCACGCCGACTACCTCGCCGGGATGGGAAAGGCGGGGAGGAAGTTCATCCTCCTGCTGGACATCGATCGGCTGCTGAACCACCAGGAGCTCCGGGCCGCCAGCGCGGTGACGCCCGAGCGCGCGGCCTCATGA
- a CDS encoding CheR family methyltransferase, translating into MSQEPSPSPLASEPLAFVGLPELSDRVFYSYRRLIYQEAGIYLGPHKKALLMGRLSRRLRELGISFGAYLHQVEEDAIERARMLEAICTHETRFFREPRHFDFLEREVLPRWVSQGGTDSGGKQVRIWSAGCSSGEEAFSLAMVLRYHLPAEEGWTIEILATDLSTRILERARQTLWPLDRATEIPTRYLKAFMLRGTGSQEGVMKAGPELRPLVQFQRVNLNEESLPVLGRFDLLFCRNVFIYFDAASKARAVDRLVGRLASKGYFFVGHAESLGAVTHRLQLVQPTIYTLVAAD; encoded by the coding sequence ATGAGCCAGGAGCCCAGTCCTTCGCCGCTGGCCTCTGAGCCGCTGGCCTTCGTAGGCCTGCCGGAGCTGTCCGACCGCGTCTTCTACAGCTACCGGAGGCTCATCTACCAGGAGGCTGGCATCTACCTGGGGCCGCACAAGAAGGCGCTGCTGATGGGGCGGCTGTCCCGCCGGCTGCGTGAGCTGGGGATCTCCTTCGGCGCCTACCTGCACCAGGTGGAGGAGGACGCGATCGAGCGTGCGCGGATGCTGGAGGCCATCTGCACGCACGAGACGCGCTTCTTCCGCGAGCCCCGGCACTTCGACTTCCTCGAGCGCGAGGTGCTGCCTCGGTGGGTCTCTCAGGGAGGCACGGATTCGGGCGGCAAGCAGGTGCGGATCTGGAGCGCGGGGTGCTCCTCGGGTGAGGAGGCCTTCTCGCTGGCCATGGTGCTGCGCTACCACCTGCCTGCGGAGGAGGGGTGGACGATCGAGATCCTCGCGACGGATCTGTCCACGCGCATCCTGGAGCGCGCGCGCCAGACGCTGTGGCCCTTGGATCGCGCAACGGAGATCCCCACCCGCTACCTCAAGGCCTTCATGCTCCGTGGCACCGGCAGCCAGGAGGGGGTGATGAAGGCAGGCCCCGAGCTGCGCCCGCTGGTCCAGTTCCAGCGCGTCAACCTCAACGAGGAGAGCCTCCCGGTGCTCGGCCGTTTCGATCTCCTTTTCTGCCGCAACGTCTTCATCTACTTCGACGCGGCCTCCAAGGCCCGGGCGGTGGATCGGCTTGTCGGACGCCTCGCCTCCAAGGGCTACTTCTTCGTCGGCCACGCAGAGAGCCTGGGCGCCGTGACGCACCGCCTCCAGCTTGTCCAGCCCACCATCTACACCCTGGTTGCGGCGGACTAG